The following proteins are encoded in a genomic region of Amycolatopsis sulphurea:
- a CDS encoding GNAT family N-acetyltransferase: MNSAYLDSGRGAVVFTRVADRQWHAVDGDRVVGRAEVCPRPDGRLFLGIDSWHDEVFEQLVEVAKAELPRPLYTVLPEADAESHANWRQAGFSVHRRKREYRIATDPRSTGLDSVVPPDGVRILPAGTARETALRAAYQAIRAEVEATAGWDSMPAEVLARADGTPLVDPLKYCVAALGEEYVGLVRVVPLRQPRIGLVAVRAGQRRRGTGRALLASVFGALYHAGITTASAEADESGEAARTLFEGIGAQWNSSTLELVLPGTPNA, from the coding sequence ATGAATTCGGCGTATCTCGATTCCGGCCGCGGCGCCGTGGTGTTCACCCGCGTCGCGGATCGGCAATGGCATGCGGTGGACGGCGATCGCGTCGTCGGGCGTGCGGAGGTTTGTCCTCGGCCGGACGGGCGGCTGTTTCTGGGCATCGATTCCTGGCATGACGAGGTTTTCGAACAGCTCGTCGAAGTGGCGAAGGCGGAATTGCCCAGGCCGCTGTACACCGTCCTTCCCGAAGCCGATGCGGAATCACATGCGAACTGGCGGCAGGCCGGGTTCTCCGTCCACCGACGGAAGCGGGAATACCGCATAGCCACGGATCCACGGAGCACCGGTCTTGACTCGGTCGTCCCGCCGGATGGCGTGCGGATCCTGCCCGCCGGAACCGCGCGGGAAACGGCGCTTCGTGCGGCGTATCAAGCGATTCGGGCCGAGGTCGAAGCGACTGCGGGGTGGGATTCCATGCCCGCCGAGGTTCTCGCGCGGGCGGACGGGACACCGTTGGTCGACCCGCTGAAGTACTGCGTCGCCGCGCTCGGCGAGGAGTATGTCGGGCTGGTGCGGGTGGTCCCGCTCCGGCAACCGCGCATCGGGCTGGTCGCGGTCCGGGCCGGGCAACGGCGGCGTGGTACCGGCCGGGCATTGCTCGCGTCCGTATTCGGCGCCCTGTATCACGCCGGAATCACCACCGCTTCGGCGGAAGCCGACGAATCCGGCGAAGCGGCACGCACATTATTCGAAGGCATCGGTGCCCAGTGGAATTCCAGCACGCTTGAGCTGGTTCTCCCCGGAACACCGAACGCCTGA
- a CDS encoding DUF3618 domain-containing protein: MARDPETIEREIEQARTALVATLDQLGTKANPQKLADAAKDGVRAKLDDPKIKYPLIGFGALVVALLVRKLFR; this comes from the coding sequence GTGGCTCGCGATCCCGAGACCATCGAGCGTGAGATCGAGCAGGCCAGGACCGCTCTGGTCGCGACGCTCGATCAGCTGGGCACCAAGGCCAACCCGCAGAAGCTCGCCGACGCGGCGAAGGACGGTGTGCGCGCCAAGCTGGACGACCCGAAGATCAAGTATCCGCTGATCGGGTTCGGCGCGCTGGTCGTCGCACTGCTGGTTCGCAAGCTCTTCCGCTGA
- a CDS encoding TetR/AcrR family transcriptional regulator → MTTAKRKRMPRAEREQQMIAVAEQVFTERGYATASMDEIAEQVGVSKPMLYEYFHSKEGLLLACIRQSRAALREITAEATLGATSAEDALRKGLLAFFVFIRERREAWSLLRQEMALIGTSATAEIEETRRQQTNLITALLNDHLDAGDIVQAEASAEIVVGACERLAIWCERFPEVTPETATGYAMEVLWTGLSQRAS, encoded by the coding sequence GTGACCACCGCCAAGCGCAAGCGCATGCCCCGGGCCGAACGCGAGCAGCAGATGATCGCGGTCGCCGAGCAGGTCTTCACCGAACGCGGCTACGCGACCGCGTCGATGGACGAGATCGCCGAACAGGTGGGCGTGTCCAAACCGATGCTGTACGAGTACTTTCACTCGAAAGAGGGCCTGCTGCTCGCCTGCATCCGGCAGTCGCGGGCAGCCCTGCGCGAGATCACCGCGGAGGCGACGCTCGGCGCCACCTCCGCCGAAGACGCCCTGCGGAAGGGGCTGCTGGCGTTCTTCGTCTTCATCCGCGAACGGCGAGAGGCGTGGTCCTTGCTGCGGCAGGAGATGGCACTGATCGGGACCTCGGCAACAGCAGAGATCGAGGAAACCCGCCGCCAGCAGACGAATCTGATCACGGCGCTGCTCAACGACCACCTCGACGCCGGCGACATCGTGCAGGCCGAGGCATCGGCCGAGATCGTGGTGGGCGCGTGCGAGCGGCTCGCGATCTGGTGCGAGCGGTTCCCGGAGGTGACTCCCGAGACGGCCACCGGGTACGCCATGGAGGTGCTCTGGACCGGATTGTCACAGCGAGCGAGCTGA
- a CDS encoding helix-turn-helix domain-containing protein yields the protein MIDAEHYQRVLGDELRRLRRDRGWTRKELNEHLQSEISLQTLATYELGTRQCSVVRLVELCVAMDELPQDLLAKVHQRVFVDEPGRIRVDLRRVIAEAGPELAPLRRWAEGRLQQGRAGNDSAAPAPSRTAAHEVSFDFAALERMAELCGVPTAELVGHLRNLAPA from the coding sequence GTGATCGACGCGGAGCACTACCAACGAGTACTCGGGGATGAGCTGCGCAGGCTCCGGCGCGACCGGGGCTGGACTCGCAAGGAGCTGAACGAGCACCTGCAGAGCGAGATCTCCCTGCAGACACTGGCGACCTACGAGCTGGGCACCCGGCAATGCTCGGTGGTGCGGCTGGTCGAGTTGTGCGTGGCCATGGACGAGCTGCCCCAGGACCTGCTCGCCAAGGTGCACCAGCGAGTGTTCGTGGACGAGCCCGGCCGGATTCGGGTGGACCTCCGCCGGGTGATCGCCGAGGCAGGCCCGGAGCTGGCCCCGCTGCGCCGCTGGGCCGAGGGGCGGCTGCAGCAGGGCAGGGCGGGGAACGATTCCGCCGCACCGGCGCCGTCCAGGACCGCCGCGCACGAAGTCTCGTTCGATTTCGCCGCGCTGGAACGCATGGCCGAACTCTGCGGGGTGCCGACCGCCGAACTGGTCGGGCACCTGCGCAACCTCGCCCCGGCCTGA
- a CDS encoding LCP family protein, protein MDHPPRNGQGGRRPARSRQDPPGWETGRRLPQPYEQPRGRREAPAGPPRRPAPPPPRAAPPRRNPLRSAKIAVAVVSLLVMGLTGYAWASLQGLVNGLNYANVIDNNGGGEKPADGARDILLVGLDSRTDAQGNPLSQEQLAQLRAGESDGELNTDTLIFVHIPNDGSKAVAISLPRDSYVDIPGGYGKHKINSAYARAMLQARKDLQAQGVTDPKQLDVQANQAGAKQLIATVQELTGSTIDNYAAINLLGFSDITQAIGGVDVCLKDNVNDQYSGAKFSKGEHTIAGVEALEFVRQRHGLPRGDLDRVVRQQVFMAGMARKILSAGTLTDPSRLGALIDAIKKSVVLNQNWDVFGFAQQMKGLTGGQLEFRTIPTENVEYRTPDDGVAIQVDPEKVKAFVQGLAGPQASSGAPSSPRATATHQNVTVDVRNASGRDGLAASVSKQLTSKGFTAGDTANSSSRKTSVIWVPSGGEEAGKAVADALGMQATVQEDKSVQKGHVTVFLGSDVQPAAGASAGSGAPRAPAAAPTSSAPAPAGSDDQPITAEGVPCVN, encoded by the coding sequence GTGGACCACCCGCCTCGGAACGGGCAAGGCGGCCGCCGCCCCGCCCGCTCCCGGCAGGACCCGCCCGGATGGGAAACCGGCCGGCGCCTCCCGCAGCCGTACGAACAGCCACGCGGCCGCCGGGAGGCACCAGCCGGTCCGCCGCGCCGCCCGGCACCACCGCCCCCGCGCGCGGCCCCTCCCCGGCGGAACCCGCTGCGCAGCGCGAAGATCGCCGTCGCCGTGGTGTCCCTGCTGGTGATGGGCCTGACCGGCTACGCGTGGGCTTCCCTGCAGGGCCTGGTCAACGGCCTGAACTACGCGAACGTGATCGACAACAACGGCGGCGGCGAGAAGCCCGCGGACGGCGCGCGCGACATCCTGCTGGTCGGCCTGGACAGCCGGACCGACGCCCAGGGCAATCCGCTCTCCCAGGAGCAGCTCGCCCAGCTGCGGGCCGGGGAATCCGATGGCGAGCTGAACACCGACACACTGATCTTCGTGCACATCCCGAACGACGGCAGCAAGGCCGTGGCGATCTCGCTGCCACGCGATTCGTACGTGGACATCCCCGGCGGTTACGGCAAGCACAAGATCAACTCGGCGTACGCGCGAGCGATGCTGCAGGCCCGCAAGGACCTGCAGGCCCAGGGCGTGACGGATCCGAAGCAGCTCGACGTCCAGGCCAACCAGGCCGGGGCGAAGCAGCTGATCGCCACCGTGCAGGAGCTGACCGGGTCCACCATCGACAACTACGCGGCGATCAACCTGCTCGGGTTCAGCGACATCACCCAGGCCATCGGCGGGGTGGACGTGTGCCTGAAGGACAACGTGAACGACCAGTACTCCGGCGCGAAGTTCTCCAAGGGCGAGCACACCATCGCCGGGGTGGAAGCGCTGGAGTTCGTCCGGCAGCGGCACGGTCTGCCACGCGGCGATCTCGACCGGGTGGTGCGCCAGCAGGTTTTCATGGCCGGGATGGCTCGCAAGATCCTCTCCGCGGGCACCCTGACCGACCCGAGCAGGCTCGGCGCGCTGATCGATGCGATCAAGAAGTCCGTGGTGCTGAACCAGAACTGGGACGTCTTCGGCTTCGCCCAGCAGATGAAGGGGCTGACCGGCGGGCAGCTGGAGTTCCGCACCATCCCGACCGAGAACGTCGAGTACCGGACGCCGGACGACGGAGTCGCGATCCAGGTCGACCCGGAGAAGGTGAAGGCATTCGTGCAGGGTCTCGCCGGGCCGCAGGCGAGCAGCGGGGCACCATCGTCTCCGCGGGCCACCGCCACGCACCAGAACGTCACAGTCGACGTGCGCAACGCATCAGGCCGGGACGGGCTGGCCGCGAGCGTGTCGAAGCAGCTGACGAGCAAGGGCTTCACCGCCGGCGACACGGCCAACTCCAGTTCGCGCAAGACTTCCGTGATCTGGGTGCCCAGCGGCGGCGAGGAAGCCGGCAAGGCGGTCGCCGACGCACTCGGCATGCAGGCCACCGTGCAGGAGGACAAGAGCGTGCAGAAGGGGCACGTGACGGTGTTCCTCGGCTCGGACGTCCAGCCCGCCGCCGGCGCCTCGGCCGGTTCGGGTGCCCCGCGGGCCCCGGCCGCCGCACCCACCTCGTCCGCACCGGCACCGGCCGGATCCGACGATCAGCCGATCACCGCCGAGGGCGTGCCCTGCGTCAACTGA
- a CDS encoding phospholipase A2 — protein MPADRATARVRRPWSTSAWLLLVLLVVFGFGVIASRPAAPPNQGSPTGDVLAAQNAIAALTHPGPAPTALAQLPSDFTAVTGVRPGVLPARDGTVRAVHVDGGCSTPWGDDNTKWDYSVPCKAHDLGYDLLRYADKKGHPLDPEVRASLDSRLSQDMHHTCALNPMDSPKTCQLVATLYSAGLVVNSWHQRWGPPVGDPIGSLVAGVLVIGCLLVARMRGWLTARRSSIRACPHGAPRPWAVAGAAGVVLLVVGESVAALADWAGAPDSAWSPITWLAQLAPVLFFACGRANAAGWRAERDRGYRHYLAELASPLLRPGLIFAVVAFLVPLALELLGIPGGTSTKVMEIALHPLWLLGVYLLTIVCAPVLLALYRRVRLWSVAGLAAAVVAGEVAAAVSGSSWPRYGATLALALAAQQVAFAHADGVRLPRQWLGVAAIAGVAGLIVATTAFGASPVLLGSQGAPSALSAAPWEVLLLGVSQFGLAGLFAAPLRRWAALSRVSRATRLLLRAPMSLYLAFLAGMLLLISLVYLPGRIADGLTWLVRPHTAIALALLLVPAGLVFWWFERRPRASQHGPVPAPIRPDPPTGRVPVLLTRAAAALGIGYATLGVFGFALARFGGASADADVLGVRFDPVQSLVHLLLGVLLLHTVRTGATARAGTWLVCALACVPALMAASSGVAPGAATVVLHVTTAAFALVAAGSCVLPTRRAASAAG, from the coding sequence ATGCCAGCCGACCGTGCCACCGCTCGCGTCCGACGTCCGTGGTCGACGTCTGCCTGGCTGCTGCTCGTACTCCTGGTGGTGTTCGGGTTCGGCGTGATCGCCTCCCGGCCTGCGGCACCGCCGAACCAAGGCTCGCCGACCGGGGACGTGCTCGCCGCGCAGAACGCCATCGCGGCGCTCACCCACCCCGGTCCGGCGCCGACCGCGCTCGCCCAGCTGCCCTCGGACTTCACCGCGGTGACCGGCGTACGGCCGGGCGTGCTGCCGGCCCGAGACGGCACAGTGCGCGCCGTGCACGTTGACGGCGGCTGCTCCACCCCGTGGGGCGACGACAACACGAAGTGGGATTACTCCGTCCCGTGCAAGGCCCATGATCTGGGATATGACCTCCTCCGCTACGCGGACAAGAAGGGCCACCCCCTAGACCCGGAGGTGCGGGCCTCGCTGGACTCGCGGCTGTCGCAGGACATGCACCACACCTGCGCGCTGAACCCGATGGATTCCCCGAAAACCTGCCAGCTGGTCGCCACGCTGTACTCGGCTGGGCTGGTGGTCAACTCGTGGCACCAGCGCTGGGGTCCGCCGGTCGGCGACCCGATCGGCTCGCTGGTCGCCGGGGTGCTGGTGATCGGCTGCCTGCTGGTGGCCAGGATGCGCGGCTGGCTCACCGCCCGCCGCAGCTCGATCCGGGCCTGCCCACACGGTGCCCCGCGTCCGTGGGCGGTGGCCGGGGCGGCCGGAGTGGTCCTGCTGGTGGTCGGAGAATCGGTCGCCGCGCTGGCCGACTGGGCCGGTGCGCCGGATAGTGCGTGGTCGCCGATCACCTGGCTGGCGCAGCTGGCCCCGGTGCTGTTTTTCGCCTGCGGCCGCGCGAACGCGGCGGGCTGGCGAGCCGAACGCGACCGTGGTTACCGGCATTATCTGGCCGAGCTGGCCAGCCCGCTGCTACGGCCGGGGCTGATCTTCGCTGTGGTCGCCTTCCTGGTGCCGCTGGCCCTGGAGCTGCTGGGCATCCCCGGGGGCACCAGCACGAAGGTCATGGAGATCGCGCTGCACCCGCTGTGGCTGCTGGGGGTCTACCTGCTGACCATCGTCTGCGCGCCGGTGCTGCTGGCGCTCTATCGCCGCGTACGGCTGTGGTCGGTCGCCGGGCTGGCCGCGGCAGTCGTGGCCGGTGAAGTCGCCGCGGCGGTCAGTGGCTCGTCCTGGCCGCGCTACGGCGCGACGCTCGCGCTCGCGCTGGCAGCCCAGCAGGTGGCCTTCGCGCACGCCGACGGAGTACGTCTGCCGCGGCAGTGGCTCGGCGTGGCCGCAATCGCCGGAGTGGCCGGGCTTATCGTGGCGACGACCGCGTTCGGCGCCTCGCCCGTCCTGCTCGGCAGCCAGGGCGCCCCCTCCGCGCTGTCCGCGGCGCCGTGGGAAGTGCTGCTGCTCGGCGTCAGCCAGTTCGGGCTGGCCGGGTTGTTCGCCGCGCCGTTGCGGCGTTGGGCCGCCCTGAGCCGGGTCAGCCGCGCGACGAGGCTGCTGCTGCGTGCGCCGATGAGCCTGTACCTGGCGTTCCTGGCGGGGATGCTGCTGCTGATCTCGCTGGTCTACCTGCCCGGCCGGATCGCCGACGGCCTGACCTGGCTGGTCCGCCCGCACACCGCGATCGCGCTCGCGCTGCTGCTGGTCCCCGCCGGACTGGTGTTCTGGTGGTTCGAACGGCGCCCGCGTGCCTCTCAGCACGGTCCGGTGCCCGCCCCGATCCGCCCGGATCCGCCGACCGGCCGGGTTCCGGTCCTGCTCACCAGAGCCGCCGCAGCGCTCGGCATCGGCTACGCGACGCTCGGGGTGTTCGGTTTCGCGCTCGCCCGCTTCGGAGGCGCGTCGGCCGACGCGGACGTGCTCGGCGTCCGCTTCGACCCGGTGCAGAGCCTCGTACACCTGTTGCTCGGCGTGCTCCTGCTGCACACCGTGCGGACCGGTGCCACGGCGAGAGCCGGCACCTGGCTGGTCTGCGCGCTGGCCTGCGTGCCCGCGCTGATGGCGGCGAGCAGCGGGGTCGCGCCGGGTGCGGCGACCGTGGTGCTGCACGTCACGACCGCGGCGTTCGCCCTGGTCGCAGCCGGTTCGTGCGTCCTGCCGACGCGGCGGGCGGCGAGCGCGGCCGGCTGA
- a CDS encoding GGDEF domain-containing protein has protein sequence MPGTGPAAGEPPEPGHQPAARPGARLRELISGNPVRSWDLWTKPRRMIAFLLCWDAIAIAVLATGAIASTGPTGLDWARFAVLAVCATVHIQLTRRQEERRRNRIAAVHIDLSGIWVFPGALLLPIHLTLLLILIVRGQRWFNSRRPPHKFLFTSFTHAVSALVAHELYQAFASAELARLSPENSLRVFGILMLVGFCYAALQAIVIGGLLALGGTSTPTLRNVLGTKDDNLLELSTIGLGTIATVLLLNFPPAIVILVLITVLGNRLAEINQLQSEARTDPKTGIFNVRGWSEYAERALVRTTRGGDNLALLMIDLDHFKWINDTFGHPAGDDVLRTVAQTLDESTRPKDITGRFGGEEFLVLLPEVDATAAKVTAERIRTAIAEQRIVTTDKRGGSAVISGRTASIGVALLGPDGTTLEELLQAADTAVYSAKEGGRNQVRFADSAPPEAE, from the coding sequence ATGCCGGGAACCGGACCCGCCGCCGGTGAACCGCCGGAGCCCGGGCACCAGCCGGCCGCACGCCCCGGCGCCCGGCTGCGCGAGCTGATCTCCGGCAATCCGGTGCGGTCGTGGGATCTGTGGACCAAGCCCCGGCGGATGATCGCGTTTCTGCTCTGCTGGGACGCGATCGCGATCGCCGTGCTGGCCACGGGCGCGATCGCCTCGACCGGGCCGACCGGGCTGGACTGGGCACGGTTCGCGGTGCTCGCGGTCTGCGCGACCGTCCACATCCAACTGACCCGGCGGCAGGAGGAGCGCCGCCGCAACCGGATCGCCGCGGTGCACATCGACCTGTCCGGCATCTGGGTCTTCCCCGGGGCGCTGCTGCTGCCGATCCACCTGACCCTGCTGCTGATCCTGATCGTGCGCGGGCAGCGCTGGTTCAATTCCCGGCGACCACCGCACAAGTTCCTGTTCACCTCGTTCACCCACGCGGTTTCCGCGCTGGTGGCCCACGAGCTGTATCAGGCCTTCGCCTCGGCGGAGCTGGCCCGGCTGTCCCCGGAGAACTCGCTGCGGGTGTTCGGCATCCTGATGCTCGTCGGGTTCTGTTACGCGGCACTGCAGGCGATCGTGATCGGCGGGCTGCTCGCGCTCGGCGGCACCTCCACCCCCACCCTGCGCAACGTGCTGGGCACCAAGGACGACAACCTGCTCGAACTGTCCACCATCGGGCTGGGCACGATCGCCACCGTCCTGCTGCTCAACTTCCCGCCCGCGATCGTGATCCTGGTGCTCATCACGGTGCTGGGCAACCGGCTGGCGGAAATCAACCAACTGCAGTCCGAGGCCCGCACCGACCCGAAGACCGGCATCTTCAACGTGCGCGGCTGGTCCGAATACGCGGAGCGGGCATTGGTCAGGACCACCCGCGGCGGGGACAATCTCGCGCTGCTGATGATCGATCTGGACCACTTCAAATGGATCAACGACACGTTCGGCCATCCGGCGGGCGACGACGTGCTCCGCACGGTCGCGCAGACGCTCGACGAGAGCACCCGCCCCAAGGACATCACCGGCCGGTTCGGTGGTGAGGAATTCCTGGTGCTGCTGCCGGAAGTGGACGCCACCGCGGCGAAGGTGACCGCCGAGCGCATCCGCACCGCGATCGCCGAACAGCGCATCGTGACCACGGACAAGCGGGGTGGCTCGGCGGTCATCAGCGGCCGCACCGCCTCGATCGGGGTGGCCCTGCTCGGCCCGGACGGAACGACCCTGGAAGAGCTCCTGCAGGCCGCCGACACCGCGGTCTATTCGGCCAAGGAAGGCGGCCGGAACCAGGTGCGGTTCGCCGACAGCGCGCCCCCGGAAGCCGAATGA
- a CDS encoding MFS transporter, translated as MSAPLRNVEYRVLWAAEAISSAGDQLAKVALSILVYHRTGSALWAAVVYALTFLPALAGGLGLSFLADRYPRRAVLSLSAAAQAVLVGLMSVPGMPLAVLCLLLVVVQLAASPANAAQNAITREVFDDDELYLRSQDLRGITTNTVQLLGLAGGGLLVTAVGASWALAIDAVSFAVAAVLVRVWVHNRPAAGGEHSTWFSATRWVFGQRSLRVLIALSWLVGLTVVPEGLAAPLAQQLHAPSAAVGWLLAADPLGFVAGAYLLSKFVSAPQRRRLAGVLATGSSALLALFLLQPNLVLALVLLALAGALGAYIITVTATFSTWVPNELRGGAGGLYRTGLRVTQGIGVALGGVVAQATGSAVTAVALAGLAGVVLAIPTALSWTRVRHSVAAGTRQ; from the coding sequence CTGAGCGCGCCGCTGCGGAACGTCGAATACCGCGTTCTGTGGGCGGCCGAAGCCATCTCGAGCGCGGGCGACCAGCTGGCCAAGGTCGCGCTCTCCATCCTGGTCTATCACCGCACCGGCTCGGCGCTGTGGGCTGCGGTGGTGTACGCGCTGACCTTCCTGCCCGCGCTGGCGGGCGGGCTCGGCCTGTCCTTCCTCGCCGACCGCTACCCGCGGCGCGCGGTGCTCAGCCTGAGTGCTGCCGCGCAGGCCGTGCTGGTGGGGCTGATGAGCGTGCCCGGGATGCCGCTGGCCGTACTGTGCCTGCTGCTGGTGGTGGTGCAGCTGGCCGCATCACCGGCGAACGCGGCACAGAACGCGATCACCCGTGAGGTCTTCGACGACGACGAGCTGTATCTACGCAGTCAGGACCTGCGCGGGATCACCACGAACACGGTGCAGCTGCTGGGGTTGGCCGGAGGTGGGCTCCTGGTCACCGCGGTCGGCGCATCCTGGGCGCTGGCCATCGACGCGGTGAGTTTCGCGGTGGCCGCGGTGCTGGTCCGGGTCTGGGTGCACAACCGGCCTGCCGCCGGGGGCGAGCACAGCACCTGGTTCTCGGCCACCCGCTGGGTGTTCGGGCAGCGCAGCCTTCGGGTGCTGATCGCCCTGTCCTGGCTGGTCGGGCTGACCGTGGTGCCGGAGGGGCTGGCCGCACCGCTGGCGCAGCAGCTGCACGCTCCGTCCGCCGCGGTCGGCTGGCTGCTCGCCGCCGATCCGCTCGGCTTCGTCGCCGGCGCGTACCTGCTGTCGAAATTCGTCTCCGCCCCGCAGCGCCGGCGCCTGGCCGGCGTACTGGCGACGGGTTCCTCTGCCCTGCTGGCGCTGTTCCTGCTGCAGCCGAACCTGGTGCTCGCGCTCGTGCTGCTCGCGCTGGCCGGTGCGCTGGGCGCCTACATCATCACGGTCACGGCCACGTTCTCCACCTGGGTGCCGAACGAACTGCGCGGGGGCGCCGGCGGGCTGTACCGCACCGGGCTGCGCGTCACGCAGGGGATCGGCGTCGCACTCGGCGGGGTGGTCGCCCAGGCGACCGGCTCCGCGGTCACCGCCGTCGCACTGGCCGGACTGGCCGGGGTCGTGCTGGCGATCCCCACCGCGCTCTCCTGGACCCGGGTCCGGCACTCCGTCGCGGCCGGGACCCGGCAGTGA
- a CDS encoding SDR family NAD(P)-dependent oxidoreductase, translating to MDGLMQDKAVVVTGAGRGLGEAFAVHVARAGGAVVCNDVDADLAEQTAATIRRHGGRAVASGDSVADPAQAQAIVDRCVREFGRIDGLVNNAGLNYEALPWEDDAEQARQLIEVNVLGVLYTGLAAIRAMVGAGTGGSIVNISSGASLGQRKLGAYSASKGAVASLTYSWALDLEESGVRVNAVCPLAHTRMVWKSERALRACPPDRTPARIAPVVLFLLGAGSHGITGQLIRCNGPQLHVMGQPYLKQPILERPTWDTETVQKAFDEVFSAHLENYGLEKRVPPRLRKLTDTSSRIA from the coding sequence ATGGACGGGCTGATGCAGGACAAGGCTGTGGTGGTGACCGGAGCGGGTCGCGGGCTCGGGGAGGCGTTCGCCGTGCACGTCGCGCGGGCCGGGGGCGCGGTGGTGTGCAACGACGTCGACGCCGACCTCGCCGAGCAGACCGCGGCGACCATCCGGCGGCACGGCGGTCGCGCGGTCGCCAGCGGGGACAGCGTGGCCGATCCGGCGCAGGCGCAGGCGATCGTGGACCGCTGCGTGCGCGAGTTCGGGCGGATCGACGGGCTGGTGAACAACGCCGGGCTCAACTACGAGGCGTTGCCCTGGGAGGACGACGCCGAGCAGGCCCGGCAGCTGATCGAGGTGAACGTGCTCGGCGTGCTCTACACCGGGCTGGCCGCGATCCGCGCGATGGTCGGCGCGGGCACCGGCGGGTCGATCGTGAACATCTCCTCCGGCGCCTCGCTCGGCCAGCGCAAGCTGGGTGCCTACTCGGCGAGCAAGGGCGCGGTCGCGTCGCTGACCTACTCCTGGGCGCTGGACCTGGAGGAGTCCGGCGTGCGGGTGAACGCGGTCTGCCCGCTGGCGCACACCCGGATGGTGTGGAAGTCGGAACGGGCCCTACGTGCCTGCCCGCCGGACCGCACGCCGGCGCGTATCGCCCCGGTCGTGCTGTTCCTGCTCGGCGCCGGCTCGCACGGCATCACCGGGCAGCTGATCCGCTGCAACGGCCCGCAGCTGCACGTGATGGGGCAGCCGTATCTGAAGCAGCCGATCCTCGAACGTCCGACGTGGGACACCGAGACCGTGCAGAAGGCGTTCGATGAGGTGTTCTCCGCGCATCTGGAGAACTACGGGCTGGAGAAGCGGGTGCCGCCGCGGCTGCGCAAGTTGACGGACACCTCCAGCCGGATCGCCTGA